The Vicia villosa cultivar HV-30 ecotype Madison, WI unplaced genomic scaffold, Vvil1.0 ctg.000205F_1_1, whole genome shotgun sequence nucleotide sequence catggaaatcgatttaccttcacaggaaatcgatttccctaagcGAAAAACTCTTTTATTTGTTTCTGGAATGCTGTTTGCGAAGCTGGAAATCGATTCCTCcacataggaaatcgatttccttaaccCATCACAGAAAAAGTGCTGtacgtattttttttctttcttatataattgttattgtttttatattatattattcttttaggtcaaactagcaTTCACTTTCTCTTCCATTCTTCAACTACTCTCCTTGGTAAGATACAAGGTATTCAACACAATCTTCATTGCCCACTTAAATCTCTCCATCTCCCAATTCTATCTCCATTAAAACCCACTTATCCCAACTATTATAAAACCTTATTTTCTCTCCTTTTCACAAAATAAGTCATTCCAAAAAGTGCTTATTTTATGAACCCTAACACCAAAACGAAAAATACTCCCTCACTCACAAATTTCACCTCACCAAAACTCTTCCATGGCACCTCCCAAGAGATCAAGAGGAAAAGCTCCCATGGTTGTCAACTCCGACACTGACTCTGAGCAAGAACTCCCTCCGGTACGGCAACGCAAAGCATTCTTCAACTTCAAACAAAGATCCATCATCACACCTAAATTTGGTAATCttgcttcattccctaacactAGCTTCAATTTCCCTGAAATGCTAGCTTTTCAAAATATGGATAAGTTTGTTTCTGATGCTGGCCCTTActatccggatttggttagaaTCTTTTATGCTCACCTTAGGATAGATGATACTCTTACATTACATTCTAAGGTTAAAAATGTTGACATTGTTATGACCATAGAAGAATTTGGTAGATGTTTGGGTGTTCCTTATGAAGGTGTACGAATTATGCGCGGTTATGTTCCGGAAGAACTAGGAGCTATTAACTATGAAATGAtggaattttattttggaataagTCGTATTTCTAGAGAGGAGTTTTATGCCAAACACATTCAATCCGGTTCATCCAAAGTGTTTGTCTCTAGCAAGAATTTGTCGGTAAGTGACCGAATGCTTCATTACTTTCTTGCTTATGTGCTTGTTCCAAAAGGCAACAATTATAATAAAGTAGGAGAAGTTGATATGATGCTTCTATGTGCCATGAAAAATGCTATGCCGGTAAATTGGGCCTATGTGATTCTCCGCCATATGGAATACTGTTTTTCTTTGACAAGTGGGCTACCATATGCTCGCCCAATTTCCAAAATTTTTGAAGCCTTTAGAATTTCATTAGGCAAGGAACCCACAAAGAAAATGGGGAAGACAAGCTTAATTTCAAGTGACAATTGTTTGAGAAATATGGGAATTTTCAAAGATATTGATGGTCTTTACGAACATAATGATGGTGAGAATGCACAAGCACCTTCTGACATACCCGAAGGTGGCTTTACCATGGAATTCCTTTACAAGAAACTTCTCCAAATGGAAATCCGTAACATTCATGAACATCAATAAACCCGGAATGAGTTTAATCGTCGCTTTgatcaacttcaacaacaacttgAGAATTCcggagatgaagaagaagaagaagaagaagaggatgtTGGAAATGAAGAGATGAATGCTAGTGATTAGTTCTTTTGTGTGTCTTATGTCCTATTTATATTTCTTAGTATGTTTTGTGGTATTTAGACTAATTACTATTATGTTATGTTTATGACTTTAAGTTGTTCTTTTAGACATAATTAGTAGTATTATGTTATGGTTATGGTTCTTAAAAAcaatagaattattattattatgttatatGTGTTGTTAATTCTCCTTTCTTACTATATtgcttcatatatattttttgttcttCATTACTacttttccccatcctttttgataataacaaagggggagaagaatctTGTGTTTTGTTGCTTTTTAGTCCAAATTATGCAGCCTCATGGATAGAAAAATTTGTCTCAAGACTCATTCAAGTTATGATAAAAACTTTGTTAAAAGAGGAGTCATCAACATAGGGGGAGCATAAGGACTTGTCAAGCAAAAAATCACTTTTAAAGCttattggttgtcatcatcataaagggggagaatgtgattgCGAGCTTCTCCAaatgttatgtgttttgatgaagacaacatatGTGCACTCATAAATATCAAGAAAGGATGTATCAAAGATTGTACTACTCAAATTATTAAAGTCAAAGAAGATTGTCAACATACAAGATCACTTGAAGACTTTATGAAGTTCATCTTTCAAATAGGTACAAACATGTTCTTATAAGAATAAATTTAGTGCTCAAAATCATCCTTAAATCATGTGCATTTTGGCTTATTGAAAATTCTGTTTTTCTAACTTTTTTAGTCTGGAAATCGCTTTCCTataagtggaaatcgatttcctatgcgTGCCCAGCCAAATCAGTTTCTggaaatttgttttttgcttgtggaaatcgatttcctgtggtggtaaatcgatttccagtatcAGTTTTTGAATTTTAAGGCACAACGtttcagggaaatcgatttcccataatggtaaatcgatttccatcgtTCCAGAATCAAAAACCAGTATGTTTACAATTTGAACGTGAACTTTTTCTATATCATCAAACTTTGCACCTTTTCATTATATCATACTCATTCCTAGGGGTGTTAAGACACTATGTATATCCTATATTTTCAGAATTCAAATTACCTCTTCCtattgcaatttaacatcattCTATATCATAAAATTTTCATTCAAGTGTTGTGATTACCAAACTTTCAAAAGAATTTTCTGCATCgtctcataaatcataaacagaaaattcatatcatatccatcaacatttgagcacttgttattcttataaattgcatgattgatagagaagatcaatcaagtgattgatacattgttcttctattcaaactcttatacaaaatcaaaatacttgttgtattcttgttatccaggattgttggaaacaagttagacactttgagaggattgttctcataagtggtcttagtgaaaaatccaagaggattgttcttggtccaagaggattgttcttggtgtttggttaggcttgtacaagataccaactatattgaaatctcttactgcgtaaggggactggagtactctcggtttgtgaggggaaccaggatatatccttgtgtcatttatttttctgcactttacatattttagtaacatcaccataaaccagaaaaataatcacctttacaccataaaaccgaaaaaaattataaagtacctaattcaccccccccctcttaggcatatctgatacttacagaaTCTTTTTTTCCTTAGAGGTATTTCATTACCCCCTAGTGATCTtttgtgtgtgttttgttctGCTCAGGAGGAAACGGCGGAACATCCTTTCTTTAACTATTTTTTATCTAAGTATGCTTGGAAAGAGATGGAGATTTGTACATGTATTCATTTGGATATAGGGGAGGTAGCTTGGAAGTTTTTTCTCAATTGACATGTAGGTAGCAGGAAGAAGAGAGTGAAGATCAATAAGGAGGGGACTGTTTGGTTCAGTCAACATTTTTAATCTAATTTGGGATATCAAAATGAAAGCTTGGAAGTGGTCTTTTATTGGAGAAAATTATTATATCAAATGTAACTTTTACAAGATTTGTCGAGATCCATTGTATTTTTTATCTTAAGTTTCAGTTTGTgagtattttatattttcatgttTCTCGATTTCGGATTTTTGTAAGCGGATTGAAATACCCCTATTACTATTTATCAATGGTAACTTgctttaaaaaacaaattttaaacacaaaaatattttatattactttACAAAGTCACACACTTACATAATTTGACAACATTATTTCAAAATACAAATTGGTAGAAGCAATAAAAGTAACTAGTCTATTTTTCAAATTCGagtagaaaaacataaaaaatatattaaacatacAATAGTAaacaacaaattaacaaataGTTACTTTAAATAGATGCATCTATATTGGACTCTCGGCGACTAGGTAAAGGGGATTCTTCTTGTGTTGAGTGATTCCTGGCAACATTTCAGTATCAATATCTTCTTTTATCAATCCATGTGGCAATTTCCAATCAAATGAATAAAGAAGATTGGCAAGGATAAGTTCTATTGATGCAACAGCCATAGGCATTCCGGGACAAATTCTATGACCAGCTCCAAAGGGAATTAGTTCAAAATTTTGTCCAAGAAAATTTATAGAACTTTCTAAGAATCTTTCCGGGTAAAATTCCTCAGGATTTTTCCAAACATTAGGATCTCTCTGAATAGCCCAAGCATTCACATACAATATTGTGTTGGCCGGAATATTATATCCACTAATAACGCATTTTTCTCTTGATTCTCGTGGAACAAGAAGTGGAGCTGGTAGGTACAATCTTAGTGTTTCTTTTATCACTGCCTTCAGAaaaggaaaattttgaatatCATTTTCATCTAAGAATTCTTGTTTACCTCCAACGTTCCTAATTTCCTCTTGTACTTTATTCATTACTCTTGGATTTCGTATTATGGCAGTTAGAGTCCAAACTAATGTGGCAGATGTAGTATCTGTTGCAGCTACAAGCATGTCCTACAAAGACATATAATAtgcaaataattttttaaaatttattacatcatacataaaaaaaatcttaCATTAATCTAAGTAGAATGTTTTTTATAGCTACAAAAAGGGTCTGGATGAAAATTgtagaaaaaattttaaaaatattaaaattaagggAAAATTTCATTAATCTCCCATAAAATCAGTTAATATAACACTGACATatctataatttaaaaatatacattaatctctcctaaatttatattaataaaagttTTTAATGATAGACAAAAACTTGTAGGTAAATGTCATTTATACTTACGGTATTTAGCTATCTCTAAAAGTTAAAGAAGATATCAATATCATTTAAGTAGATCCAAGGAAAGTCTGTGCATTAGTGCATATTTTAAAATTAGAGGAGATGTCAGTGTCATTTTAACAGACGTAAGGAGAGATGAGTATAATTTTCCTTTCagatctataatataagaaaattaattccgtggaaaagtctaaaatacccttatttgattctttgccaccacattaaaattgccTTTATTTGGTCTTTgtacaataaattatttaattttattataaaataatacaaccctcatattttatcaaatttaccaaatctctctacattctctattttttttctcttttatgagtttctcacttctttcttccacaaaacATTTTTATTcttgatctatatatttttatatacgaaaaatggtactTATTATCCAAatactttttattaaaaatggtatatgggaaaaatttattcaataaatctattattgatctaaatatttttatatacgaaaatttaatattgattcaaatatttttgtaaataatacctaaacaaaaataaagtctgtatacggaaaaaaaatatattattgatgtaaatattgatatttatgatcaaatatattttatccaaaaatggtattcgggaaaaaatctattattgatttaaatatttttatattcgaaataatcaattatttatccaaatattttttttcttttttaacattttatttaaaataaatgatatatccAAATGCGTGtaaacccgtgcgtatgcacggatttgttactagtttatatatacaataatttatataatttaaatttaaaatatcttCAATCACATATAAAATTATAGAATTTAAACTTAAAAATTCTTATATTATATTCTTGAAAATCTTGAATTGACCTttacaatattttaaataattatcacttgctccctttaaattttcaaaatgttattaaaatttaaaatttggagAAAATTTAAATACAATTCCTTATGTGTGGTTTATgctatttttcaatgaaaatatgataagtgtataattttctcttacaCATCTGCAATTTCCTCCTATTTTTACTCCTTAAAAGATGTTaaagtatatttgtcatatttttattgataaatAACATAAACCACATCTAAGAAATTGTATGTAAGTTTTCTCCTTAAAATTTTATAGCTTAGATCTAAAGAATAGTGCGGCATCTTTGAAACGGATCATGTTTTTTTGCAGTAAAAAAATTGGTGCAGTCACTATAATCAAAGTTCAACCACCATTGAATCTGTTTTGTATCCCTTTTTCATTCTTGGATaactttattcaaaataaaaataaaacttgtAGAGAGATTGATAGAGGTAAGAAAGGGGTGATTGCAGTGAATCTAATTCCTTTTGaagatatataatttttttctctcgACAAATATTTTTCATCCCCTAATATTCAAGATGTAAAATCTTCTTTAGGGGTTGAATCGTAATCCTCCCTATATAGATCTACGTCAATCACCACTAGACTAATGATGATCAAGATGTAAATCTTAAGCCGTGTGTTTTTGCGACAATTTCAAGAGTCATCATGCCATTTTTGTTACCATTACTTTTCCTTTCTAATTGTGGTAAGATATTTATTTAGTTTAGATAGGAGTTAATCATTCCATCTTACTAGATTAGGAAATTCTCAAtttaaaaagaagaaataaaaaaaaaaacacaaaagttAAAAGAAAGAACTAATTAAAATATCATACCACAAGAACTCCTTTGATGTGATCAAAAGTGAGATCAATTGAAGACAAATTTTGTTTCTTCAATTTGAGTAAGACATCAACAATATCCTCTTCATCTTTAATTTGTTCTCTATTTGGATCCAAATGTTCATCAATAATCTCTTGATAAAATTCATCAAACTCCTTGAAATTTCTATCAACTCGACCATGCAATCCTCTTACTTTATCAATCCAACCCGTAAATGGAAtataatcagcaacaaagatttCCATTAACAAAGCTTGAAACTCATGCAACATTCCATGAAACCTACTCCTCTCATGTCCTTCATCCTCATAGCTTTTCCCAAAAGCAATTCTACATATTATAGTACTTGAAAGAAGTTTCACATAAGGTGCGTTGGAAGCCAGAAATACAGTTGGAATACACTACCAAATCGGGTTACAACCTTTTATCCAGTATTCACAAGGTCTCTAGCATCGACGAATATCATGTTTCTACTCTTGGCTTTCTTTGGAAATATTTTGTTCCTTATATGATAAAATCTTTTTCCTGGTGGTATTTTTTGAATAAGTTACcaaagaggaatcttctcttccTTAGAGGTATTTCGTTATCCCCTAGTGATCTTGTCTGTGTGTTTTGTTCTGCTCAGGAGGAAACGGCGGAACATCTTTTCTTTAACTACTCTTTATCTAAGTATGTTTGGAAAGAGATTGAGATTTGGACATGTATTCGTTTGGATATAGGGAAGGTAGCTTGAAAGTTTTTTCTCAATTGACATGTAGGTATCAGGAAGAAGAGAGTGAAGATCAATAAGGAGGGGACTATTTGGTTCAGTCAACATTTTTAATCTAATTTGGGATATCAAAATGAAAGCTTGGAAGTGGTCTTTTATTGGAGAAAATTATTATATCAAATGTAACTTTTACAAGATTTGTCGAGatccattttattttttatcgtaAGTTTCAGTTTGTgagtattttatattttcatgttTCTTGATTTCAGATTTTTGTAAGCGGATTGAAATACCCCTAGTACTATTTATCAATGGtaacttgttttaaaaaatagattttaaacacaaaaatattttatattactttACAAATTCACACACTTACATAA carries:
- the LOC131625301 gene encoding 5-OH-xanthotoxin synthase-like; protein product: MLHEFQALLMEIFVADYIPFTGWIDKVRGLHGRVDRNFKEFDEFYQEIIDEHLDPNREQIKDEEDIVDVLLKLKKQNLSSIDLTFDHIKGVLVDMLVAATDTTSATLVWTLTAIIRNPRVMNKVQEEIRNVGGKQEFLDENDIQNFPFLKAVIKETLRLYLPAPLLVPRESREKCVISGYNIPANTILYVNAWAIQRDPNVWKNPEEFYPERFLESSINFLGQNFELIPFGAGHRICPGMPMAVASIELILANLLYSFDWKLPHGLIKEDIDTEMLPGITQHKKNPLYLVAESPI